A genomic region of Prosthecobacter algae contains the following coding sequences:
- a CDS encoding FkbM family methyltransferase, which yields MKISFSVLRRFARLWPLVRGRDFMLRNILCRPAWRDALAGEGSQVPTRAGFPMKVNPGNDFISMGLKLFGNIEPVTEAFILSHVPEGGGFADIGANVGYFSLLVAAKRPGSHVQAFEPNPPIASLLEESVALNGLTDRVTVNRLAVGNQAGVLPFRLHDTNTGHSRLAADGSAGDIEVPVVVWDAWWAQKQPEPKIHCVKMDIEGAELLALRGMKAFFQRQKPALVVEAYDHQLREFGCTAAELKQFILDLGYQEARPADGNFYFIHSSP from the coding sequence ATGAAAATTTCCTTCTCTGTCCTCCGACGTTTTGCCCGCCTGTGGCCGCTGGTGCGGGGGCGTGACTTCATGCTGAGAAACATCCTGTGCAGGCCGGCCTGGCGAGATGCCCTGGCAGGTGAAGGCTCCCAGGTGCCGACTAGGGCCGGGTTTCCCATGAAGGTGAATCCTGGCAATGATTTCATTTCCATGGGCCTGAAGCTTTTTGGCAACATCGAGCCGGTCACAGAGGCCTTCATCCTTTCGCATGTTCCTGAGGGGGGCGGCTTTGCGGACATCGGTGCAAACGTGGGCTACTTCTCCCTGCTGGTCGCTGCGAAACGTCCGGGCTCCCACGTGCAGGCCTTTGAACCGAATCCTCCCATTGCCAGTCTCCTGGAGGAGAGCGTGGCCCTGAATGGCCTAACCGACCGTGTGACCGTGAATCGTCTGGCTGTTGGGAATCAGGCGGGAGTGCTGCCTTTCCGTCTGCATGATACGAATACGGGGCACTCGCGTCTTGCGGCAGACGGCTCTGCCGGGGACATTGAGGTGCCGGTGGTCGTCTGGGATGCCTGGTGGGCGCAGAAGCAGCCTGAGCCAAAAATCCATTGCGTGAAAATGGACATTGAGGGCGCCGAACTGCTGGCCCTGCGCGGGATGAAGGCCTTTTTTCAGCGGCAAAAGCCGGCATTGGTGGTGGAGGCCTACGATCATCAGCTTCGTGAATTCGGCTGCACGGCGGCGGAGTTGAAGCAGTTCATTCTCGATCTCGGCTACCAGGAAGCCCGGCCTGCCGATGGCAATTTTTACTTCATCCATTCCTCCCCCTGA
- a CDS encoding class I SAM-dependent methyltransferase, with the protein MSLLRSLARRWLFTFNTIRYRVEWPRIEQAMRMTPCRGVIFDGGAGSGEFVRRCLALGFEQAVALEYDEGNYAQLQANAGRLPNVRTMRESLLEIPMPDASVDVVLSTQVLEHITDHEKAASELCRILKPGGYAVITVPRPPEPFPNPEHMREGYTEEQLTALFAPYDMKVLGNDWFLTRDTVDRMMNCARLPLRGMFVPVALVDAETQLTPKERRALRPYGLLAVFQKNA; encoded by the coding sequence ATGTCTCTTCTCCGTTCACTGGCCCGCCGCTGGCTTTTCACCTTCAATACCATCCGCTACCGGGTGGAGTGGCCGCGCATCGAGCAGGCCATGCGGATGACTCCCTGCCGGGGGGTGATCTTTGACGGAGGGGCTGGCTCGGGAGAGTTTGTGCGCCGCTGTCTCGCGCTCGGTTTCGAGCAGGCTGTCGCACTGGAATATGACGAGGGGAACTATGCGCAGCTACAAGCCAATGCCGGACGGCTGCCGAATGTCCGCACGATGCGGGAGTCCCTGCTGGAGATCCCCATGCCGGATGCAAGTGTGGATGTGGTCCTCTCCACCCAGGTCCTGGAGCACATCACCGATCATGAAAAGGCCGCTTCAGAACTGTGCCGCATTCTCAAGCCGGGTGGTTATGCCGTGATCACGGTACCGCGTCCACCGGAGCCTTTTCCCAATCCGGAGCACATGCGTGAAGGCTACACGGAGGAGCAGCTCACGGCCCTGTTTGCCCCCTATGACATGAAGGTGCTGGGCAATGACTGGTTCCTGACACGGGATACGGTGGATCGCATGATGAACTGCGCCCGCCTGCCTCTGCGCGGCATGTTTGTGCCAGTGGCCCTGGTGGATGCGGAGACTCAACTGACGCCGAAGGAGCGGCGGGCCCTGCGCCCATATGGGTTGCTGGCAGTGTTTCAGAAAAACGCTTGA
- a CDS encoding glycosyltransferase family 4 protein: MAGSKQQTGRRVLWLDPFFQGGRPTTQSIHRALPWMLDRGWQIEIWCLDHDEVDARAEVKRLPRARWLRLLEPLWFWFLAWLRLTWLRLWAGKWDIVHTTGPDIPGADVMSLHFHNRTWIGLQWREQAWSIKEKLRILHTMIGLLQETVVLHSKRWRVILPVSEGLAERIRPQLASEKRIQVLPNLLDETRFHTGVRQQYREAARSQVHAAETDFIFIFVSTGHYQRKGLWAALRSLDVCRTMARNECGLRLRFLIVGAGEKAQASLIPQLNQTAPDWRDWVSLMPPTPEVERWYAAADAFLFPSRYETFSLVALEASACGLPLLVTPYDGHEMYLKEGVNGCLLPWEPEGMATRIGEFLKTDRHYLKPGPDRCIHASGYAEVLDQTYLEIIRERSL, encoded by the coding sequence ATGGCCGGATCCAAACAGCAAACGGGGAGACGTGTGCTCTGGCTGGACCCTTTCTTTCAAGGAGGGAGACCCACCACGCAGAGCATTCACCGTGCACTGCCCTGGATGCTGGACAGGGGATGGCAGATCGAGATCTGGTGTCTAGACCATGACGAGGTGGATGCACGGGCCGAGGTGAAACGGCTGCCCCGTGCACGCTGGCTGCGTCTTTTGGAGCCTCTTTGGTTTTGGTTTCTGGCTTGGCTGCGGCTTACTTGGCTGCGTCTGTGGGCTGGCAAGTGGGACATCGTCCACACCACCGGGCCGGATATTCCAGGAGCAGATGTGATGTCCCTGCACTTTCACAACCGCACCTGGATCGGCCTTCAGTGGCGGGAGCAAGCCTGGTCCATCAAGGAGAAGCTGAGGATCCTGCATACGATGATCGGACTGCTGCAAGAAACGGTGGTGCTGCATTCCAAAAGATGGCGGGTGATCCTGCCGGTCTCCGAGGGATTGGCCGAACGAATCCGTCCTCAGTTGGCGAGTGAAAAGCGGATTCAGGTGCTGCCCAATCTGCTGGATGAGACACGCTTTCATACGGGTGTCAGGCAGCAGTACCGCGAGGCCGCCCGGTCGCAGGTTCATGCGGCGGAGACCGACTTCATCTTCATTTTTGTCAGTACGGGGCACTATCAGAGAAAAGGTCTATGGGCAGCCCTACGCAGCCTTGATGTCTGCCGGACCATGGCTCGGAATGAGTGTGGCCTGCGGCTGCGCTTCCTGATCGTGGGGGCGGGAGAAAAGGCGCAGGCAAGCCTAATCCCGCAACTGAATCAAACTGCCCCGGACTGGCGAGACTGGGTCAGCCTGATGCCTCCCACACCGGAGGTGGAGCGATGGTATGCCGCAGCGGATGCCTTTCTGTTTCCCTCCCGATACGAAACTTTTTCTCTGGTGGCGCTGGAGGCTTCCGCCTGCGGCTTGCCGCTGCTGGTCACGCCTTACGACGGGCATGAGATGTATCTGAAGGAGGGTGTCAACGGTTGCCTGCTGCCCTGGGAGCCCGAAGGCATGGCGACGCGCATTGGCGAATTTTTGAAGACGGATCGACATTATCTGAAGCCTGGGCCGGATCGTTGCATCCACGCTTCCGGTTATGCCGAAGTGCTGGATCAAACCTACCTGGAGATCATTCGCGAAAGGTCCCTATGA